TTCAAAGACAAGAAACTCAAATCTCAAACCATCTCCGAATCGGAGAACATCTTCTGCTAATAGATCAACCAGAAAAACTAGttgaagagagagggaggtgaGATCCACAAAGGGATCTAAGGGAGAGGGCGACCCGCAGGGACAACAACCGGtttaagaggaagaagaagaaatctggaAATTTGGGGGGTTTGGGTCTTGAGGAATAGACCAAGGAGAAGACGAAACAGGGAGACAAACAACATAAAGGGAAAGACAATAAAGGGAAAGGATAGGCACAAGACCTCAGATCGGAGACGAGCTCCGGGCAAAAGCGCCCATGGTGGGCGAGATGAGCGCCACCGACTCACAAAGTTTCTAGAGAGAAAGCGCGGAGGGGTTTTGAAGTTTGTTTTTTCTGTTGTTTCCTTCTGACGCAGTCATTAAGAGACTTCAATTAATGGCTGACAATAGTTTCTACCCACCCTAAAGCACAAAATTGAAGGCCTTCAGCCCCTGCGTTTCATTCACTTCAAACCCAGTTAACAGCCACCAAACCAGAAACTCATTTAAATCCCCAACCAATCTCAACCAGATTCACCGACAATAAAAGGATGGTTTATAAAAGGAGGCAGAataagacaaaaataaaaccctaaataaACAGTATCCACAAACCCTAGATAATCAATCTTTGACCGTGACCTTGATAAACAAATAAGGAATCTTTTGGACCACACTAATGACACAGACAACACCCATATATGGAGACAAAATCATCGACAGCTAACAAATCGATAAAAAATGAAGTAGCTTTTTCACATACCACTGAATATAGGTGGATCTCCTCCCAATCTGAAATACCTCCAGTGATTTTCCATCTCCTTTAACCTCCCTATCAGCTGTAAAAATGATAAAGTACACTCTTATTCTTATTCTCTCTGCCCCAACAGTCAATACATGTTCTGATCTCTTAGAACTGTGGCTGTCGAACAGATAAGGGAGAGAGAAATGAGAttgactttttgggacctttgggCCTTAAGTATCGGTAGGGGTTTCTGGTAAAATGTCAATTATACCCTTCATTCTATGCAAAATGGCATACGGCCTAACGGGCTGACTAACATCATGTACGAGAAATGGGTCATGCTTTAATGTTCGTGTACCAAAGTTCATAATTTGTGACTTCGTGTACGAAAATTAATAATGAGCCAAACTTCATGCACTGTTTCTAAAATTTTCCCTAGTTATTAAAGAGTTAAtctttggttttctatttttcaaagtgtcttgttccatgttgaaaacagtttgaaaaacaacaaaccatTCAATGCatgcatattcatctcttcCATCCCATGAGGTCAATTGGGTATTGCAAGCTTCAAAGGTGAAATCTTCAAGAAGAACTTGTTGCATTCATCGCTTGCGTCTTTGTTGAGATTTCGGAGTTGTTCACTTGTGTAAACAATTAGCAAGAATTGAGTACAAACAATCTAGTGAGTGAGTCTAGAAAGGTTGCCGCGATCAGTGTAATCTCTATGTTGTAATATTGTAATTTGATTTTAGTCTATCAAGAGTAAAGACCACGCAGATGTTTTCTCTCGATAGAGTTTTACTGCTTCAACAAAACATGTGTTCTTTTTCGACTTTAGTTGGTTTGTTGATTTTAGTCATTTTACAATACATTCTGTTCAATATATCAATACTCAGGATTGATCATTCATTTGCAATCCCTGAGTTTTTGAACGAAAAAATTGGTTGCGAGACGAAAAAATTGGTTGCGAGAATATTCAACCCCCCCCCAGGCTCCTTCTAGGATCTTCATATTATTTCACTTGCTGTAGTGAGATTGGCGGTCAAAGTAACAGATACGGAATGGTTATAATCAAGCTTTTGAATTAAGAGGTTACAATGGGTAGAAATCAGAAAGAGGGGTATATTATAAGTGACTCAGTGCTAAAATGTTGTTAACCCTACCAGTTATATAAACTTGAGTTATAAATTTGTAGTGGCATAGTTCTTAACTATATTAAACTATCAAATCGATCATGTATTTTTGAGCAATTTGTCAAATTCATTCACAATAAAGCGAAGTCTTTGTCAACTAAGAATGAATTGTATGCTTTTAATTCCTAATTTTGGGCTGCTCAATTATTAGTACATGGATATGGGTTGGCATTAACTTGCTTTGGCATCTGATCATAGTCTGGAGTGATGCAGCTACCTGTTTGAATGAGTCAATAATAAAGAACAATAGTTAGTATAAGTGGTTCCTTACTCAGATCGATGTAGAGGGGTTGGTGATGCATCGGAATTTGGCTTGAGATGCAAGAAAACTAGGAATAAGTATGAGTATTAATTGTGTAAGAAATCTCTGTATCTGGGAATACAGTATTTAAACACGTCTCTCTTATAGATGGATTAGTCATATATACATTAGACCTTCCTAAACATGCTTTCAACAATAGCAACTGGAAACCATTTCAgctacatacatatatatacatgaatGTATTGCCTTCAGTCCATTGATCGAAACCAATCCATGAGCCTGCACTTCATTAGAAGCATGAAGACCATGAATATTCCAGCTGTTCTATTCACCAGTGTACTTGTTGTTGTAGTACTAGCAGCCTCTGCCTTGGCAACACTACCCACTAATTTTTATGTGGAAATGAAGACTGGTACACCTCCGGTAGGTTGAAAGTCAATTTGGCTTTGGATACGGGTAGCACTACCCCATGGGCTCAATGTGTACAGTGCCAACTGTGTTTTCCTGTCTCGGTCCCAGTTTTCGATCCCGGTCAAGTACATATCGAAGAATGCCTTACAATTACCCTCTCTGCGTTCCTCCTTATGCTGCTCCTTCTGGCCGTTTCTGCTTCTATGGGATAATATACGCTGGAGGAGAAAAGACAATAGGTAGATTGGGAATCGACAGAGTTACTCTCGAGTCCAAAGAGATATATGGAAGGCAGCATTCGGTTCCCAATGTGGCATTTGGATGTGGGATCTACAACAAGCGTTTCGATCATGACTGGGAAAATGATACTGGAGGTAATCCAATATCTGGAGTAGTACGTACGTTGGTCTTGGGAAACATGATCTTTCTTATATTCTTTATCAATTAAGTCCCATAACCCTTCTCAAGTTCTCTTATTGCCTTCCACTGCACATATTTGGGGACCATGACCACCATCATGACCATGCATTGCTAGCTCTTGGTAATGATGCAGAAATTAGAGGTTCTGGTGTACAAACAACCCCAATTTATATTACTGGTGATGATAACTGTTTCATAAACTTAACAGGTATAAGTTTTGATGGGAGACTTCCCAATAGATCCAAAAAGATTAATATCAGATAATCTTGGGGTGACGGTAGATTTAGGAACTCCATACACCATTATCGATCAAGAAGCATACGACCATTTGCAACAAGCTGTCGTCGCATACTTTCTAGAAAGATATGAATGGAGCCCTTTGGACCAACCTAGGTCTAATTTCGACCTATGTTACccgatgatggaggatattcgAGGACTTGGAAACTCTGCCTTCCCAAAAATTGTGTTTCATTTTGAAGGGCCAGCAGACCTCGAGCTCAAGAAAGCTTCAACGTTTCAAACTTTTGAACTGGTGAATGAATTTTGCATAATGTTTTTGCCAAGTTCCCGTCTAAATATTTTCGGAGCTTTTCAACAGACAGATCTGTAGACACAagaaatttaattaaaataaaattattaaataaatcggtcaatttttgaaattttagcTAAACAAGCTTAGTTGACACATGAGTCCTACAAAAGGTACACGTGGCTCGTACATCACCAAAATTATGTGAGCTTTgaggatgacacatgtcaaaacACAAGTGATCTATCGATTGAATGACGCGGAAGCATCAATTGTGGAAGCGTCAATTTATCATTGATTGATTGTTGCTCAAGTTAAGCATTTAAAGCAGATCAATTGTATTAAACTGATTGATCTCGATGAAAATCAAGCATCaaatacaaatatcgatcagattaaattgtttaattctgattgaaatcaagtatcAAATACAAATATCGGTCAGAtgaaattgtttaattctgattgaaatcaagtattaaatcaaATCTTATTTGATTGACATATTCCTTAAATAAAAGGTATTAAATCAACGAATTTaaactgattgatttaattacataTTTACGGAATGTGATTAATGCTATCTCATCAATGCATTCCAAATTGAGGGAGGCGacaacactataaataccccctctcaaatcaagatgAGGAGGGACAAAGACAGATGGAGGGACGCAAGCAGACGGAAGAAACCTCTCCAAAGCTCAGAAGTCTcccaagctcgtgaagaaccatcaagctgccaaataacCGGTCTCTTCACCTCACCGACTTCAGACAAACAAGGGAAATCACCTGCAATCTCAGAAGTCATAAAACTCGAGgaaaatcaacaagcaccaagcaAACGTGCCTATTCATCCACCTCAAAGCCAATACTCCCCACGTGAACCTCTCGTGGTTCAGGTCTGATCAAGATCAAGCCTCTTCAACCCTTGATCATCTATCATCTTCAAGTCGTCAACAAAGCAAAGCTTCTGCCAACTTCTTCATTAAGCTCGTGGATAATCAACAAACATCAAACACACGTGTCGATTCATCGTCTTCCAAAACCGAAGAACAATCACCACGTGATACTGCTCATGGCCCAAACCCAATCAAGGTAAAACTTCTGCAACCTTTGATCAACCGTCATCTTTAAATCTCCAACCCAAGAAGAAGCTCAAACTACAACCGTTTGACTCAAGATCAAGTGCTCACCACCCTTGGATCAAATCAACGTtggagatcgaatcagaggactATGAAATGATAAAATGGAAAAGCTTAAGAAAATGATGGACAACAAccgtggttttttttttttggttaaaacgGGGACTGGTAAGAGAAAGCTCTCCAACCCCAATTtattgagagagaaaaaaaagttacAACCATAGGGGAAGAGCAAGGCCTCCCTCACGAGAAATCAGATAAACAATAGAAACAACCTAAACAACTTAACATATTCGAAAATTTAGGAGACCAAGTTCATCTCGCCGACAATACTGAAGGATGGAAGCAGGAGGATCATCCCACCATGTCATGATGCCAATCAAGGACAAACCCATATTAGCAAGAGCATCAGCCACTTGATTGCCCTCCCTAAAAATATGAGAAGACCGAAAATGCATCTGTGAGATAAGGTGCAAGCAATTACTCCAAGCAACACGTAAACGCCAAGGAACAAGGTGAGGATCACGGGCAACAACCGTGGTTCTAAACATAGTGATAAACTGAATGTACATCTTATTCCACTCTACTTTGGAACGAAGATCAATCAATTTCAAGAATCCAGCCTTTCTTATCCTCAATACGACCCGTTTGAATTCCTATGAGAGTTGAGTAGAGCTGTGGACAAACAGTTTGAGCACCTGTTTTGTATTCCATCCTGCATACATATGACTAAGAGTCAATTACAAGAGCTAAATGGAAGTAAAATATGTGAATTTGTTTGCCATGCAAAAGAGTGAAGTCGTTAATCGGTTTTCAACTTGATTTTCGTTCATTAGTTCTTATAAGGAAAGTATGGAGGATCATAGAATGGTACGTACCTTTTATCTTTATATGTAATGTTTCCCACAGGAGCAACACCGACTGCAGTTCCTGTACAGAATACTTCATCAGCTTCACTCAGTTCATCTACCGGAATTGCACGCTCCTCAACCTGACACAGGCAATGGTTAAGTTGCAAGTCTTCAAATAGGAATGGTGTAAGTTACAGGAAAATCACCTGATAACCATGATCGCGAGCGATTTCAATAATGCTTCTTCGAGTTACCCCTGATAGTATAGTCCCAGCCGTTGCAGGAGTTGAAATAACATTGCCCTAagaattggaaaacaaatgcaTGAGACATGTGCCAAGTCAATTTTGAGTACAAAGTTGAGATATAGCTCTTCGATATTATGCTTGACACCAGTCTTAACTAGTTACCTTCACAATGAAAATGTTACAAGAAGAGACCTCCTccagattctttttatttaccGAGTCTAGATATAACACATCAGAAAATCCTCGGCTCTTTGCTCTGAGTAGTGCCTTCAAAACCTACATATATAAGAAGGACAAGTTAGTGTCACAAATGGAAGTTACACTTCAATCATCTATGATAAAAACCTTTTGCTTACTGGAGCATAATTGGTGATGCTTTTGACACCTCCAGCCCCACCACGAGAGGAACGATGATATTCCTCCTCGACGTATATGCTCAAAGGTGCAGAACCCTCCTATTCATAGAACAGGAAGCATATAAAGTTAATATCCTATCATTGATTGACGCTGTAGTCAGCTTAAACTGAGAAATGTTTTCCTAACCTTGAAATAGTTGCGGACTGGT
Above is a genomic segment from Rosa chinensis cultivar Old Blush chromosome 3, RchiOBHm-V2, whole genome shotgun sequence containing:
- the LOC112192313 gene encoding branched-chain-amino-acid aminotransferase 2, chloroplastic isoform X3, translated to MYMMKCSNNGIFEQGQLNRYGNIELSPAAGVLNYGQGIYEGMKAFRNEDGNLLIFRPDQNAMRMKIGSERMCMPSPSLDQFIDAVKQTAQANKCWVPPPGKGSLYIRPLLIGSGPILGLGTSPEYTFLVYASPVRNYFKEGSAPLSIYVEEEYHRSSRGGAGGVKSITNYAPVLKALLRAKSRGFSDVLYLDSVNKKNLEEVSSCNIFIVKGNVISTPATAGTILSGVTRRSIIEIARDHGYQVEERAIPVDELSEADEVFCTGTAVGVAPVGNITYKDKRMEYKTGAQTVCPQLYSTLIGIQTGRIEDKKGWILEID